The genomic interval GAATGAATTCTCCTTGGGCAATGGCAAGTCCGGTGTTTCTGGCTGCTCCCGGCCCCGAATTGGACTGCGTGATCACGCGGATGATCTCGGAATGCTGCCGATGCAGTTCTGCGAGCACACTTGACGTCGTGTCGGTGCTGCCATCGTCCACCAGAATGATTTCGATCGGACGATAGGTTTGCGACAGCACACTATCAACGGCTGCCCGCACTCGATCGGCCCGATTAAAAACGGGGATGATCGTCGATACGAGACCATCAGCTGGCATGTGTTGCCGTGGGTGGTCTGAACGATGGTTGTTTGAGATTTTGTCCGGACAGGGGATAGGATGCTGAACGATTCAGGTTTTCCAGTCCAGGCAGCAGTGCGTAGGCGAGCTGGATGTCACGCCGAAAAAACCAGCGGTGGTCGTAGGTGGTGGCTGTGCTTTTCCGTGCATCCAGTCGCATCGGATTGCCTGTGGCGATGTGACCATGAGCTCCGGAGGGATTCTGCATCGATTCAGAATACGGCAACTCTAGGAACTCGCAAATGCCAGCAGTGGATGCGTTCGAAAACAGGCACAGTTCTTCGTAGCCCACGCTGTGCACGGGGAGCTGGTGTTGCTTGAGCGCATCAAGTTGCTGCAGGACGGAAGCTTTCCAGAATCGCAAAGCACGCATCGCGTTGAAAATACCACTTCGCTCACTTCGCACCAGTTGAGACGCAGCATGGGACCTCGCGTCACGCACCAGATGAATAACCTTCAGCGACTCGATCGCTCCACGACGCTTCAGCTCCAGCCAAGCATCCAAGCCTTGAGCGTTCTTTGATGAATCGCTCAGCCATCGGTTGGATCCGACGGATTCGCTAAAACGATGGGCTAGCTGACCGAGCGCGTCGACGTGGGTTGTCTCGGGATTCGAGACGAGCGTCTGTGTGACGGTTCCCCACAGAACGCACTCTTGCAGAGTTTGTCCACAGGAGCATTTTTTGGTTTCACGTTCGGCCAGTCGTTTCTCTCGGTAGTCCGGGCTCGTTAGCATGCTTGCTTCGCCGGTTCCGACGATTCGATCATGGCCGCTCAGCATCAAGTCCAATAGCGTGGAACCGCTGTGGCCAAGTCCGTAGATGTACACGACGTTTAGCATCGGCGTGATATGTGATCTTGATTCATGAGATTACCGGTTTATTGTTCCGCGACGCTGTTGGAC from Stieleria varia carries:
- a CDS encoding sulfotransferase; translated protein: MLNVVYIYGLGHSGSTLLDLMLSGHDRIVGTGEASMLTSPDYREKRLAERETKKCSCGQTLQECVLWGTVTQTLVSNPETTHVDALGQLAHRFSESVGSNRWLSDSSKNAQGLDAWLELKRRGAIESLKVIHLVRDARSHAASQLVRSERSGIFNAMRALRFWKASVLQQLDALKQHQLPVHSVGYEELCLFSNASTAGICEFLELPYSESMQNPSGAHGHIATGNPMRLDARKSTATTYDHRWFFRRDIQLAYALLPGLENLNRSASYPLSGQNLKQPSFRPPTATHAS